One Cygnus atratus isolate AKBS03 ecotype Queensland, Australia chromosome 21, CAtr_DNAZoo_HiC_assembly, whole genome shotgun sequence genomic region harbors:
- the PARK7 gene encoding Parkinson disease protein 7 gives MASKRALVILAKGAEEMETVIPTDVMRRAGIKVTVAGLTGKDPVQCSRDVFICPDASLEDARKEGPYDVIVLPGGNLGAQNLSESSAVKDVLKDQESRKGLIAAICAGPTALLAHGIGFGSKVTTHPLAKDKMMNGAHYCYSESRVEKDGNILTSRGPGTSFEFGLAIVETLMGKEVAEQVKAPLILKE, from the exons ATGGCCTCAAAAAGAGCATTGGTAATTCTGGCAAAAGGGGCAGAGGAAATGGAAACTGTAATCCCCACTGATGTTATGAGAAGAGCTGGG ATCAAGGTGACGGTTGCAGGCCTAACAGGAAAAGATCCAGTGCAGTGCAGTCGAGATGTCTTCATTTGTCCTGATGCCAGTCTAGAAGATGCCAGAAAAGAG gggCCTTACGATGTCATTGTCCTGCCTGGAGGCAACCTCGGTGCTCAAAACTTGTCAGAG TCTTCTGCTGTTAAAGATGTTTTGAAGgatcaggaaagcagaaaaggccTGATAGCTGCTATATGCGCAG GTCCTACCGCCCTTCTGGCACATGGGATAGGGTTTGGAAGCAAAGTCACAACGCACCCTTTGGCCAAAGACAAAATGATGAATGGAG ctcaCTACTGCTACTCCGAGAGCCGCGTGGAGAAAGATGGGAACATCCTCACCAGCCGTGGCCCTGGTACCAGCTTTGAGTTTGGGTTGGCCATTGTTGAAACACTGATGGGGAAGGAAGTGGCCGAACAGGTGAAGGCACCCCTAATATTGAAAGAGTGA